In Sphingopyxis sp. FD7, a single window of DNA contains:
- a CDS encoding amidohydrolase — translation MRTFWMSAAALALAAPASAQTLRGEVQAQMSSLMAIYADLHANPELSFMEVRSAGILAAEARKLGFEVTEKVGGTGVVAVMKNGPGPVVMVRADMDGLPVTEQTGLPGASKVRVTTAEGVETGVMHACGHDTHMTAWVGVARLMAANRDKWSGTLVMIGQPAEERGAGARMMLEDGLYTRFPKPEYVLAFHDAAQFPAGMIGYAPGYALANVDSVDILVKGVGGHGAYPQTTKDPIVLASRIVGALQTLVSREISPLDSAVVTVGSFHAGAKHNIISDEARLQLTVRSYTDAVRDHLLGGIARIAKGEAIAAGMPDDRMPVVTVQKDEYTPATFNTPEFTEEMAAFLKTSFGEARVVKVPPVMGGEDFGRFARADKDIKSLIIWVGGVPQAEFDAAKKEGRTLPSLHSPFWAPDAPAVISTATEALTAMTMKLMGKG, via the coding sequence ATGCGCACTTTCTGGATGAGCGCGGCGGCGCTTGCATTGGCAGCGCCCGCATCGGCGCAGACGCTGCGCGGCGAGGTGCAGGCGCAGATGTCGTCGCTGATGGCGATTTACGCCGATCTGCACGCCAATCCCGAACTCAGCTTCATGGAAGTGCGCTCGGCGGGCATTTTGGCGGCCGAAGCGCGCAAGCTGGGGTTCGAGGTCACCGAAAAGGTGGGCGGCACCGGTGTCGTCGCGGTGATGAAGAACGGTCCCGGCCCGGTCGTGATGGTACGTGCCGACATGGACGGCCTGCCCGTCACCGAACAGACGGGGCTGCCCGGCGCGTCGAAGGTGCGGGTTACGACCGCCGAAGGCGTCGAAACGGGCGTGATGCACGCCTGCGGCCACGACACGCATATGACCGCATGGGTCGGCGTGGCGCGGTTGATGGCGGCGAACAGGGACAAATGGTCGGGGACGCTGGTGATGATCGGCCAGCCCGCCGAGGAACGCGGCGCGGGCGCGCGCATGATGCTCGAGGACGGGCTTTATACACGCTTTCCGAAACCCGAATATGTGCTGGCGTTCCACGATGCAGCGCAGTTTCCCGCGGGTATGATCGGCTATGCGCCGGGCTATGCGCTCGCCAATGTCGACAGCGTCGACATATTGGTGAAGGGCGTCGGCGGGCATGGCGCCTATCCGCAGACGACCAAGGATCCGATCGTGCTGGCGAGCCGCATCGTCGGCGCGCTGCAAACGCTGGTGTCGCGCGAGATCAGCCCGCTCGACAGCGCGGTGGTGACGGTCGGCAGCTTTCATGCAGGGGCGAAGCACAACATCATTTCAGACGAGGCGCGGCTGCAACTGACCGTGCGCAGCTACACCGATGCGGTGCGCGATCATCTGCTGGGCGGCATCGCGCGCATTGCGAAAGGTGAGGCGATCGCCGCGGGGATGCCCGACGACCGAATGCCCGTGGTGACGGTGCAGAAGGATGAATATACGCCGGCGACCTTCAATACGCCCGAGTTCACCGAAGAGATGGCGGCCTTTCTGAAAACCAGCTTCGGCGAAGCGCGCGTCGTCAAGGTTCCTCCTGTGATGGGCGGCGAGGATTTCGGCCGCTTCGCGCGCGCGGACAAGGATATCAAGAGCTTGATCATCTGGGTGGGCGGCGTCCCGCAGGCCGAGTTTGACGCGGCCAAGAAGGAAGGCCGGACGCTGCCCAGCCTCCACTCGCCCTTCTGGGCGCCCGATGCGCCCGCGGTGATCTCGACCGCCACCGAGGCGCTCACGGCGATGACGATGAAGCTGATGGGTAAGGGTTAG
- a CDS encoding DUF4893 domain-containing protein codes for MGRTNRILAVALGATLGACQTVVPTMPPTAADASEASGTWRATATDADKQRIRDWYRSWQAALADARAKGHGAEIDREGALLQPTAALPNAYLPAGDYRCRTIKIGAKGRGGLGYIAYGWFRCRVAAEQGLSSLTKLTGSQRPVGLVFPDNLKRQIFLGTLELGDEKMAVNYGSDRMRDMAGLIERIGDNRWRLVLPAPAYESLLDVIELVPAN; via the coding sequence ATGGGTCGCACCAATCGGATTCTGGCGGTGGCGCTGGGCGCCACCCTTGGCGCATGCCAGACGGTCGTGCCGACGATGCCACCGACGGCAGCCGACGCGTCGGAGGCGAGCGGCACCTGGCGCGCGACGGCGACCGACGCCGACAAGCAGCGCATTCGCGACTGGTACAGGAGCTGGCAGGCGGCGCTCGCCGACGCGCGCGCGAAAGGACATGGCGCCGAAATCGACCGCGAGGGCGCATTGCTCCAGCCGACGGCCGCATTGCCCAACGCGTATCTGCCCGCGGGGGACTATCGCTGCCGGACGATCAAGATCGGCGCGAAGGGGCGCGGCGGGCTCGGCTATATCGCCTATGGCTGGTTCCGCTGCCGCGTCGCGGCCGAGCAGGGGTTGTCCAGCCTCACCAAACTCACCGGGTCGCAGCGTCCCGTCGGGCTGGTCTTTCCCGACAATCTGAAGCGCCAGATTTTCCTCGGCACGCTCGAACTCGGCGATGAAAAAATGGCGGTCAATTACGGCAGCGACCGGATGCGCGACATGGCGGGGCTGATCGAGCGGATCGGCGACAATCGCTGGCGGCTGGTGCTGCCCGCTCCGGCCTATGAATCGCTGCTCGACGTGATCGAGCTGGTTCCGGCGAACTGA
- a CDS encoding 3-hydroxybutyrate dehydrogenase: protein MHLKGKTALVTGSTSGIGLGIAKAFAADGANIILNGFGDADAIEAERKDIEAISGGKAAYDGADLTRPDEIAAMFARAEADFGGVDILVNNAGMQFVSPVEDFPVEKWDMIIALNLTAAFHTIRHAVPGMRKKKWGRIIGTASAHSLVASPFKSAYVTAKHGLAGLTKTVALEVADAGITVNCISPGYVWTPLVENQIPDTMKARGMTREQVINDVLLAGQPTKQFVTVEQVAALAAFLTRDEAANITGANLSVDGGWTAA, encoded by the coding sequence ATGCACCTTAAAGGCAAGACTGCGCTCGTCACCGGATCGACTTCGGGCATCGGGCTCGGCATCGCCAAGGCCTTTGCCGCCGACGGCGCGAACATCATCCTCAACGGCTTCGGCGACGCCGACGCGATCGAGGCCGAGCGCAAAGACATTGAGGCGATCAGCGGCGGCAAGGCCGCCTATGACGGCGCCGACCTCACCAGGCCCGACGAGATTGCGGCGATGTTCGCGCGGGCCGAGGCGGATTTCGGCGGCGTGGATATTCTCGTCAACAATGCGGGGATGCAGTTCGTCTCGCCCGTCGAGGATTTCCCGGTCGAGAAGTGGGACATGATCATCGCGCTCAACCTGACCGCGGCGTTCCACACGATCCGCCACGCCGTCCCCGGGATGCGCAAGAAGAAATGGGGGCGGATCATCGGCACCGCATCGGCGCATTCGCTCGTCGCATCGCCGTTCAAATCGGCCTATGTCACCGCGAAGCACGGGCTAGCCGGGCTGACCAAGACGGTGGCGCTCGAAGTGGCCGACGCCGGGATCACGGTCAATTGCATCAGTCCCGGCTATGTCTGGACGCCGCTCGTCGAAAACCAGATCCCCGACACGATGAAGGCACGCGGCATGACGCGCGAGCAGGTGATCAACGACGTGCTGCTCGCGGGGCAGCCGACCAAGCAGTTCGTCACCGTCGAGCAGGTCGCGGCGCTCGCCGCTTTCCTGACGCGCGACGAGGCGGCGAACATCACCGGCGCGAACCTCAGTGTCGACGGCGGCTGGACCGCGGCGTAA
- a CDS encoding patatin-like phospholipase family protein yields MPRRATRAALPLPDLVVLVLQGGGALGAFQAGVYEALIDLGIELDWVAGISIGAVNAAIIAGNERDQAVGKMREFWEGVSSALPSLPIPDTDWAREWSHMAAAGQVMAFGVPGFFTPRFPPPAFAERQTPEAISFYDTAPLAQTLNRLVDWDRVNNGKVRLSVGAVAVETGNFRYFDTTTDTIDARHILASGALPPGLPPVEIDGHWYWDGGLVSNTPLEHVVAAAHEDMLVFQVDLFPARGTRPHDLEEAWSREKDIRYSSRTRRISDGLVRRRKEHRLIDRMLAKLPEDLAELPEVKAVRRMVDCKALNVVQLIHEPPAWQTGARDFEFSRSTMEVNWALGRDAVEAAMKDGHLLAESIAEGRSDSFAVQADGLKPKADKDIR; encoded by the coding sequence ATGCCCCGCCGAGCCACCCGCGCCGCGCTTCCGCTTCCCGATCTGGTCGTGCTTGTCCTGCAGGGCGGCGGCGCGCTCGGCGCGTTTCAGGCGGGGGTGTATGAGGCGCTGATCGACCTGGGGATCGAGCTCGACTGGGTCGCGGGCATTTCGATCGGCGCGGTCAATGCCGCGATCATCGCGGGCAACGAGCGCGATCAGGCGGTCGGCAAGATGCGTGAGTTCTGGGAAGGTGTGTCGTCGGCGCTGCCGTCGCTGCCGATCCCCGACACTGACTGGGCGCGCGAATGGTCGCATATGGCCGCGGCCGGGCAGGTGATGGCGTTCGGCGTGCCGGGCTTTTTCACTCCGCGCTTTCCGCCGCCCGCCTTTGCCGAACGGCAGACGCCCGAGGCGATCAGCTTTTACGACACCGCGCCGCTGGCCCAGACGCTGAACCGGCTGGTCGACTGGGACCGGGTGAACAATGGCAAGGTTCGCCTGTCGGTCGGCGCGGTCGCGGTGGAGACGGGCAATTTCCGTTATTTCGACACGACCACTGATACAATTGATGCGCGGCATATTTTGGCATCGGGTGCCTTGCCGCCGGGCCTGCCGCCGGTCGAGATCGACGGCCATTGGTATTGGGACGGCGGGCTGGTGTCGAACACCCCGCTCGAACATGTCGTCGCGGCGGCGCATGAGGATATGCTGGTGTTCCAGGTCGACCTGTTCCCCGCGCGCGGGACGCGCCCGCACGATCTGGAAGAGGCCTGGTCGCGCGAGAAGGACATCCGCTATTCCAGCCGCACGCGGCGGATTTCGGACGGGCTGGTACGGCGCCGCAAGGAGCATCGGCTGATCGACCGGATGCTCGCGAAACTGCCCGAAGACCTCGCCGAGCTGCCCGAGGTGAAGGCGGTGCGGCGGATGGTCGACTGCAAGGCGCTCAACGTTGTGCAGCTCATCCACGAACCGCCCGCCTGGCAGACCGGCGCGCGCGATTTCGAGTTTTCGCGCTCGACGATGGAGGTCAACTGGGCGCTCGGCCGCGATGCGGTCGAAGCGGCGATGAAGGACGGCCATCTGCTCGCCGAAAGCATCGCCGAGGGACGGTCGGACAGCTTCGCGGTGCAGGCCGACGGGCTGAAGCCCAAGGCCGACAAGGATATTCGCTGA